One Brassica napus cultivar Da-Ae chromosome A5, Da-Ae, whole genome shotgun sequence DNA window includes the following coding sequences:
- the LOC111212965 gene encoding pectin acetylesterase 12: MNKLLLLVGFVVVLGTTQANEYLDFNVTEIDRIEELEFGFSKYSSNLNPLLVGLTLIRGADSGAVCLDGTLPGYHLHRGHGSGANSWLIQLEGGGWCNNVRTCVYRKKTRRGSSNYMEKQLQFTGILSDKAQENPDFFNWNRVKLRYCDGASFSGDGQNQAAQLQFRGERIWRAAIADLKAKGMRYANQALLSGCSAGGLAAILRCDEFRNLFPGSTKVKCLSDAGLFLDTADVAGGRTIRNLYNGVVNFQSVKNNLPRMCTNHLDPTSCFFPQNLISQMKTPLFIVNAAYDTWQIQSSIAPTSADPSGFWHDCRLNHAKCTPSQIRFLQGFRDQMLRVVKGFSMSRHNGLFINSCFAHCQTERQDTWFADDSPVIRKKAVAIAVGDWYFDRAEVKLIDCPYPCDKSCHNLVFR; this comes from the exons ATGAACAAGCTTTTGTTGTTGGTAGGCTTTGTTGTAGTGCTAGGAACTACTCAAGCAAATGAGTATTTAGATTTCAATGTGACAGAGATAGACCGCATTGAGGAGCTAGAGTTTGGATTCTCCAAGTACAGCTCAAATTTGAACCCTTTATTAGTTGGTCTCACTCTTATCAGAGGAGCTGATTCTGGAGCtg TTTGTTTGGATGGAACATTGCCTGGATACCACCTGCACCGTGGACATGGATCTGGAGCTAACAGCTGGCTAATTCAATTGGAG GGAGGAGGATGGTGCAACAACGTCAGGACCTGTGTATACAGGAAGAAGACTCGGCGTGGTTCATCTAACTACATGGAGAAGCAGCTTCAGTTTACAGGAATACTGAGTGATAAAGCTCAAGAGAATCCTG ACTTCTTTAACTGGAATAGAGTTAAGCTTCGTTACTGTGATGGCGCTTCTTTCAGTGGAGATGGTCAGAATCAGGCTGCACAGCTTCAGTTTAGAGGAGAGCGTATTTGGAGAGCTGCCATAGCTGATCTGAAAGCCAAAGGAATGCGATACGCCAACCAG gCACTTCTCTCTGGATGCTCTGCTGGTGGTTTAGCAGCTATTTTACGCTGTGATGAGTTTAGGAACTTGTTCCCTGGTTCCACCAAGGTCAAGTGCTTGAGTGATGCTGGCTTGTTCTTGGACAC AGCTGATGTTGCTGGTGGCCGCACAATCAGGAACTTATACAATGGTGTAGTAAATTTTCAG AGTGTGAAGAACAACCTGCCTCGTATGTGCACAAACCATCTTGATCCAACCTCG TGTttcttcccacaaaatttgatCAGTCAGATGAAAACTCCACTTTTTATTGTCAATGCAGCATATGATACATGGCAG aTACAAAGCAGCATAGCTCCAACATCAGCTGACCCTAGTGGGTTTTGGCATGACTGTAGACTCAACCATGCAAAATGCACACCTTCACAAATCCGGTTCTTGCAAGGATTCAGGGATCAGATGCTGAGAGTAGTGAAGGGCTTCTCAATGTCTAGACATAATGGTTTGTTCATAAACTCATGTTTCGCTCACTGCCAAACCGAGAGGCAGGACACTTGGTTCGCTGATGATTCTCCTGTCATAAGAAAAAAG GCTGTGGCTATAGCTGTGGGAGATTGGTATTTTGATAGAGCAGAAGTGAAGTTAATTGATTGTCCTTACCCTTGTGACAAGAGCTGCCACAACTTGGTGTTCAGATGA
- the LOC111212970 gene encoding heavy metal-associated isoprenylated plant protein 43, with the protein MTVKKVEIKVDINCGKCNSAILEAVTEIEGVNHISLDEGKSVLTVVGTMDPVCVASRLRKIKQKPVIISVGPPPKPPEPPKPPVVPEPPKPPPPAPEPPKHVCKCKPMSPYPPPYCARCDLVSVTTYESGSGCTIV; encoded by the exons ATGACTGTTAAG AAAGTTGAGATCAAGGTGGATATAAACTGTGGTAAATGCAATAGCGCAATTTTGGAAGCAGTCACGGAGATAGAAG GTGTGAATCATATTTCACTAGATGAGGGGAAGAGCGTACTCACCGTGGTGGGGACAATGGATCCGGTCTGCGTTGCATCACGTCTTAGGAAGATTAAACAGAAACCTGTAATCATCAGCGTcggaccaccacctaaacctcCTGAACCGCCAAAGCCTCCAGTAGTGCCTGAGCCACCAAAGCCTCCTCCACCAGCACCTGAACCACCAAAGCATGTATGCAAATGCAAGCCTATGTCTCCTTACCCACCTCCTTACTGCGCCAGATGCGATCTTGTGTCTGTTACTACCTATGAAAGTGGAAGCGGCTGCACCATTGTTTGA
- the LOC111212966 gene encoding hydrophobic protein RCI2A → MGTATFIDILLAILLPPLGVFLRYGCGVEFWICLVLTLLGYLPGILYALYVLTK, encoded by the exons ATGGGAACAGCTACTTTCATAGATATTCTTCTTGCTATCCTCTTGCCTCCTCTTGGCGTCTTTCTCAGATATGGTTGCGGG gTTGAGTTTTGGATATGTTTGGTATTGACGCTGCTTGGGTATCTTCCTGGGATCCTCTACGCTCTTTATGTCCTCACCAAATGA
- the LOC111212963 gene encoding agamous-like MADS-box protein AGL80: MTRRKVKLAFILNNASRKATYKKRKKGLLKKVHELSTLCGIAAGAIIYSPYDPTPEVWPDADGIQQVIAAFRSLPELDQHKNMVNQEEYVKQRIEKAGKLLKKQTRDNREAHFTEVMYQCLMGNMGVAGARAMDLNDLGFLIDQYLHCLDRRIETILGSSNMEIGESSNAVAAAMDQDPSEPAGTLPLLEGATAPAAAVHEVGSSSSSAAAAGASFNQMYPFPQNQQMFYQPSAPFAGYYEQSHNHNQFMEMMNHPEHMAYAANQMGFPYTDNAHHYRQPNQPQPQPQQFFPGESSAAPQRQFFPGESSAAPPPPGTSGSEPPATAPFPPNNIWFR; encoded by the coding sequence atgaCAAGGAGGAAGGTGAAACTTGCTTTCATCCTCAATAACGCCTCGAGAAAAGCCACATACAAAAAGAGGAAGAAAGGCTTGCTCAAAAAAGTGCATGAGCTATCCACTCTATGTGGGATTGCCGCTGGGGCTATCATTTACAGTCCCTACGATCCTACCCCTGAGGTGTGGCCTGATGCTGATGGCATCCAGCAAGTGATTGCTGCTTTCCGGAGTCTGCCGGAACTAGACCAGCACAAGAACATGGTCAATCAAGAGGAGTACGTCAAACAGAGGATAGAGAAAGCCGGAAAACTTCTGAAGAAGCAGACGAGGGACAACAGGGAGGCTCACTTCACTGAAGTCATGTATCAATGTCTCATGGGGAACATGGGAGTGGCGGGTGCTAGAGCCATGGATCTTAACGATCTAGGCTTTCTTATTGACCAGTATCTTCATTGTCTTGATCGCAGGATTGAGACTATACTAGGCTCGTCAAACATGGAGATTGGTGAATCCTCCAATGCTGTTGCTGCGGCTATGGATCAGGATCCTTCTGAGCCGGCTGGAACATTGCCCCTCCTGGAAGGTGCAACCGCTCCAGCCGCTGCTGTCCATGAGGTGggttcttcctcctcctctgctGCTGCTGCGGGTGCATCTTTCAATCAAATGTACCCGTTTCCTCAGAATCAGCAGATGTTTTATCAACCATCTGCCCCATTTGCTGGATACTACGAGCAGTCTCATAACCATAACCAGTTTATGGAGATGATGAACCATCCTGAGCACATGGCTTATGCTGCTAACCAAATGGGGTTCCCATATACGGACAATGCCCATCACTACCGTCAGCCTAACCAGCCTCAGCCGCAGCCGCAGCAGTTCTTCCCAGGTGAGTCCTCCGCTGCTCCGCAGCGTCAGTTCTTCCCAGGTGAATCCTCCGCTGCTCCACCACCACCCGGCACCTCAGGCAGTGAGCCACCTGCTACAGCTCCATTTCCTCCCAATAATATTTGGTTTCGTTAA
- the LOC111212964 gene encoding probable inactive protein kinase DDB_G0270444 — protein MASDSQTATATTSEKPVENKVDEEAKLMEKEIVLEDKPVSDSSLAVTKEENISQTPAADVKEVAAVVKEEESTEKVTDENGEKKVAEQVEVKEPILVKESVEEVKVEAGDAEKGKDEKGEEKIAEEVELKEPTLVKESVEEVKVEAGDAEKEEGKGKVENGEEKVAEEVEVKEPALVKESVEEVKVEAGDAEKEEGKGKDEDGEEKVAVQVELKEPVLLKESVEEVKVEALDVEKAEEKGTVECVAEEDNKDKEESKVLDVSESAGGKQVDVVQLVREVPEETVEDKIKDVEVLEVEPKIEASEKVEVVKTAETTPETTEQAKDELVGKLEDTIVVETKDSKDEQTTSESGSIINQDSDTAPKKETEGDASSPADVTEKAITEEKHVVEEPSKDEPENVSETKDVATKVATEEENIKKDTEDVKSEETLKETEGNKQEESVTEKVPEAVETAPPVVKEIEEPEVTTKEEVVVKQKSSNSIMSKVKKSLVKAKKAIIGKSPSSKTISTQEAKEDIKAK, from the exons ATGGCTTCTGATTCTCAGACCGCAACTGCAACTACATCTGAAAAG CCAGTGGAGAACAAGGTGGACGAGGAGGCTAAGTTGATGGAGAAAGAGATTGTTTTGGAGGATAAACCGGTTTCAGATTCAAGCCTGGCTGTTACTAAGGAGGAGAACATCAGTCAAACTCCTGCTGCAGACGTAAAGGAGGTTGCAGCAGTTGTGAAAGAAGAGGAATCTACGGAGAAGGTGACAGATGAAAATGGTGAGAAGAAGGTAGCTGAACAAGTGGAAGTTAAAGAACCAATTCTTGTGAAAGAGAGTGTTGAAGAAGTTAAGGTTGAAGCTGGTGATGCAGAGAaaggaaaagatgaaaaggGTGAGGAGAAGATAGCTGAAGAAGTGGAGCTTAAGGAGCCAACCCTTGTGAAAGAGAGTGTTGAAGAAGTTAAGGTTGAAGCTGGTGAtgcagagaaagaagaagggaaAGGAAAAGTTGAAAATGGTGAGGAGAAGGTAGCTGAAGAAGTGGAAGTTAAAGAACCAGCCCTTGTGAAAGAGAGTGTTGAAGAAGTTAAGGTCGAAGCTGGTGATGCAGAGAAAGAGGAAGGGAAAGGAAAAGATGAAGATGGTGAGGAGAAGGTAGCTGTACAAGTGGAGCTTAAGGAACCAGTACTTTTGAAAGAGAGTGTTGAAGAAGTTAAGGTTGAAGCTCTTGATGTGGAGAAAGCAGAAGAGAAGGGAACCGTTGAATGTGTAGCTGAAGAAGACAACAAAGATAAGGAGGAGAGCAAGGTGCTTGATGTTTCTGAATCAGCCGGAGGCAAACAAGTTGATGTTGTTCAACTTGTTAGAGAAGTACCTGAAGAGACTGTAGAAGACAAGATCAAAGACGTTGAGGTTCTTGAAGTAGAGCCAAAGATAGAAGCTTCTGAAAAAGTTGAAGTAGTGAAAACAGCGGAAACAACACCTGAAACAACAGAACAAGCTAAGGATGAGCTTGTGGGAAAGCTGGAGGATACCATTGTTGTTGAGACCAAAGACTCCAAGGATGAACAGACGACTTCTGAATCTGGTTCTATTATAAACCAAGATTCAGACACTGCCCCCAAAAAGGAGACAGAAGGAGACGCTTCTTCTCCTGCTGATGTCACTGAGAAAGCCATCACCGAAGAGAAGCATGTAGTGGAAGAACCATCAAAGGATGAACCAGAGAACGTAAGTGAAACAAAAGATGTCGCCACTAAAGTAGctacagaagaagaaaacatcaagAAGGACACTGAAGATGTCAAGAGTGAAGAGACTTTGAAAGAAACTGAAGGAAACAAACAAGAGGAATCAGTCACAGAGAAAGTACCAGAGGCTGTAGAAACAGCACCACCCGTTGTTAAAGAGATCGAAGAGCCAGAAGTCACAACCAAAGAAGAAGTTGTTGTCAAGCAAAAAAGTTCAAACAGCATCATGTCAAAGGTGAAGAAGTCTCTTGTTAAGGCAAAGAAAGCAATCATTGGTAAATCTCCAAGCTCTAAGACTATCTCAACTCAAGAAGCCAAAGAAGACATCAAAGCCAAGTGA